In one window of Festucalex cinctus isolate MCC-2025b chromosome 14, RoL_Fcin_1.0, whole genome shotgun sequence DNA:
- the ncapd3 gene encoding condensin-2 complex subunit D3 isoform X3: MELTSALRFLKLNEVSQAWVDAVWDAEFTEMMPMEDDIEVELAACGEEDFRRLYTCLLALSEEQLQSSSRDDSSQVYLSIWVQLRENGISVQSLVAVLAFFVLTKKAKAANVRQRVAILYAASLYLLLLGIPGSIANKVFHEVLLDTCVSASTHCWPQDLGKKRKKVTLKCSQAEGKRSKPPRKETQEMEVDEEEEEEEELNFSSQDLNRIRDALVLLVQSLLRLLQSFTLKDKPQSASCCTQIFCKLLYFEPVIGELNLAARQDINKLQSIPEMAFYGLQLICSSKHGGQKESLRMVFHSLLYVILMMNKGGRGRATLLVPNHAVLATRDQAIQFVCHIVNELKDVARPFLKLLLQHICVQMVEKCEFRNHGAQAVGMLISEMSTTDYALFIKWLYNFSRQSKMVFRLFSVDVVMVLLGHPERMPEECEDPGLACYLPHRFLIQSLLFARRKDSSPTVQSHVLTCLAQCLELRSPSAACAVQNLFSASAAHTVLEGETAEGSSQQPRKSYHSLPFRTVEVGSTESLVCDARENIALLIRRIQDSKSNVRKSALQALVGLLKHGVIPMSWENLSLLSERCRDPAVSVTKKALQCVGEMLNAKPDCGLVQKTWLQGVLTALVDSETSVKEKALEALDHILLSQVKAYSAGCHLNTTQRLTWKLLNLLCDECQNLSQYFSQAITIWTKQNKFNATFNLISHTEAEHSAGAWLLLSKVVAASPNIPYGKLMDAWDNMVSSKDVSVTTCCHIMCVIGEISAHLNEDTKDRIVDDLMRWLKSFTMSLEVISAAIHTLHRIGSNEDVKKTQGFLNHHCGELVSLCETYLAGIILKENGTQNINEELMVKHLHTCGAASLNCPAKVSKTMLLLVEAIFTIHSGKFQGLTDCQDELPASLPFSQFKINPLPTKVRAHGVITLGKLCLHNEELVQKYLPVFARELECGTEVAVRSNVVVIMCDLCVRHTNIVVHYIPNISACLRDSETIIRAQTLIMLTNLLQEEFVKWKGSLFFRFMVALVDPVPGIASLCEYCLLHLLLKKNPEMFSQHFIECIYHFNSYNGHNSYNKFPQTESEKVRFSLKGLQHREKRFRIYRFLLQHFTDAQRFNITNKISQSVLACFANEELPLDADGADILSETFNILTLKEMKLQAVSHTPGSAAAEEQEEVNTATMAKAVLQAAQNKVVSQVRKKAFIENTVPLIISLKHLLEHKQSPVLKDLTAYLQVTMQDYRHEVKELFAADEQLAAEVEFALKEAEKEREMEMRMDNCNLNENPQMLTPQAPVICSPVMVRRLHHFNFSTPQPLHLNRLPARRAYSERQTRVLARAKSEQQSKSTLERTEMTQRVVSNRAISTPNGVDINLTFEEAVSSIYSDNATSSRQESSILHVRSDENQPSGSRQWNVQSPLRQKTRTSV; encoded by the exons CCTGGGTTGATGCAGTGTGGGATGCAGAATTTACAGAGATGATGCCGATGGAAGATGACATCGAAGTGGAACTAGCAGCCTGTGGAGAGGAAGATTTCAGAAGGCTGTACACCTGTCTACTGGCGCTTTCTGAAGAACAACTACAATCTTCAAGCAGAGATGACAGTTCACAGGTTTATTTG AGTATTTGGGTACAGCTGAGAGAGAATGGTATTTCGGTGCAGTCTTTGGTGGCTGTGCTGGCCTTCTTTGTATtgacaaaaaaagccaaagcaGCTAATGTTCGTCAGAGGGTGGCAATTCTCTATGCTGCTTCCCTCTATTTGTTGCTGCTTGGAATCCCAG GAAGCATTGCTAACAAAGTTTTCCATGAGGTCTTATTGGACACTTGCGTGAGTGCAAGCACTCACTGTTGGCCTCAGGACTTGGGCAAAAAGCGCAAAAAGGTCACTCTCAAGTGTTCTCAGGCAGAGGGCAAGCGTTCCAAACCACCACGGAAGGAAACTCAAGAG ATGGAAgtggatgaggaagaggaggaggaagaagagctcAATTTCTCAAGCCAAGACCTAAACAGGATCAGAGATGCACTCGTTCTTCTGGTTCAAAGTCTTCTCAGGCTTCTGCAGTCATTCACACTCAAAGACAAACCGCAAAGTGCTTCCTGTTGCACACAG ATATTTTGTAAGTTGCTTTACTTTGAACCAGTCATTGGAGAGCTAAACCTTGCTGCTAGACA AGATATTAATAAACTCCAGAGCATCCCTGAGATGGCCTTCTATGGCCTTCAGCTGATTTGCTCATCAAAACATGGAGGCCAAAAAGAA TCCCTAAGGATGGTTTTCCACAGTCTTCTCTATGTAATCCTGATGATGAATAAAGGGGGCAGAGGCAGGGCAACCTTGCTTGTACCCAATCATGCAGTACTCGCCACACGTGATCAAGCCATCCAATTTGTCTG TCACATTGTGAATGAATTGAAGGATGTGGCACGCCCGTTTTTAAAACTACTTCTGCAGCACATTTGTGTTCAG ATGGTGGAAAAATGTGAGTTTAGAAACCATGGAGCCCAGGCAGTTGGCATGCTGATATCCGAGATGTCAACTACAGACTATGCACTCTTCATCAAGTGGCTATATAACTTCTCAAGACAATCAAAG ATGGTGTTCCGCCTGTTCTCTGTGGATGTCGTGATGGTTCTACTGGGGCACCCAGAGAGGATGCCCGAGGAATGTGAAGATCCGGGTCTTGCCTGCTATCTGCCACATCGCTTCCTAATCCAGAGCTTGTTGTTTGCTCGACGTAAAGACTCCTCACCCACTGTCCAAAGCCACGTCCTCACCTGCCTTGCTCAGTGTCTGGAATTGCGTTCACCTAGTGCTGCCTGTGCTGTTCAAAACCTCTTCTCTGCCA GTGCAGCCCACACTGTATTGGAAGGGGAAACTGCAGAAG GCAGTTCCCAACAGCCTCGGAAATCCTATCACTCTTTGCCGTTCAGGACTGTGGAGGTCGGTAGCACAGAGAGCTTGGTCTGTGATG CAAGAGAAAACATTGCTCTTCTCATACGACGTATACAAGACTCCAAGTCTAATGTTCGCAAATCAGCACTACAG GCCCTTGTAGGTCTTCTGAAACATGGTGTGATCCCCATGAGCTGGGAGAACCTTTCTCTGCTCTCTGAGCGCTGTCGCGACCCGGCTGTGTCTGTGACTAAGAAAGCATTGCAGTGTGTGGGGGAAATGCTTAAT GCTAAACCAGATTGCGGCCTGGTGCAGAAGACATGGCTGCAGGGTGTATTAACAGCTTTGGTTGATTCTGAGACCTCTGTCAAGGAGAAAGCCCTGGAGGCTCTAGACCACATCTTGCTTAGCCAGGTCAAAGCATACTCTGCCGGCTGCCATCTCAATACCACTCAGAGGCTGACCTGGAAGCTGCTAAATCTGCTCTGTGATGAGTGTCAGAACCTTAG CCAATATTTCAGTCAGGCCATCACCATCTggactaaacaaaacaagtttaaTGCAACATTCAATCTGATTTCACACACGGAGGCTGAGCACAGTGCTGGAGCCTGGTTGCTGCTTTCCAAGGTAGTTGCTGCATCACCCAATATTCCTTATGGAAAACTAATGGATGCCTGGGATAACATGGTCAG ttCAAAAGATGTGAGTGTGACAACCTGCTGTCACATTATGTGTGTGATTGGAGAGATTTCTGCTCATTTGAATGAAGACACAAAGGATAGGATAGTTG ATGATCTTATGCGTTGGTTGAAGTCCTTTACTATGTCTCTTGAGGTTATCAGTGCTGCTATACATACTCTGCATCGAATTGGCAGCAATGAAGATGTCAAAAAGACTCAG GGTTTCCTGAATCATCACTGTGGTGAGCTGGTGTCACTGTGTGAAACTTATCTGGCTGGTATCATCCTGAAAGAAAATGGAACCCAGAACATCAATGAGGAGCTAATG GTGAAACACCTTCACACATGTGGTGCTGCATCACTCAACTGTCCTGCTAAAGTGTCCAAAACAATGCTCTTGCTTGTGGAAGCTATATTCACCATACATTCAGGCAAATTCCAAG gattgacagattgtcaAGATGAGCTCCCAGCTTCACTTCCTTTCTCGCAGTTCAAAATAAACCCGCTACCAACCAAAGTCAGAGCACATGGGGTCATAACTTTGG GTAAACTGTGTCTACATAATGAGGAACTGGTCCAGAAGTACCTTCCCGTATTTGCCAGGGAGCTAGAGTGTGGTACAGAAGTCGCTGTACGCAGTAATGTTGTGGTGATTATGTGTGATCTATGTGTTCGACACACGAATATAGTGGTTCACTATATCCCCAATATTTCTGCCTGTCTACGAGACAGTGAAACAATCATCAGGGCGCAAACGCTCATCATGCTGACCAACCTCCTACAG gaggagTTTGTGAAATGGAAGGGTTCTCTCTTTTTCCGCTTCATGGTGGCCCTAGTTGATCCTGTCCCAGGCATTGCCAG TCTGTGTGAATACTGCCTGCTCCActtactgctgaaaaaaaatccagaaatgTTTAGTCAGCATTTCATTGAGTGTATATACCACTTCAATTCATACAATGGACACAATTCCTACAACAAGTTCCCTCAAACGGAAAG TGAAAAAGTCCGGTTTTCCCTAAAAGGGCTTCAGCACCGTGAGAAACGTTTTCGGATCTACCGGTTTCTGCTGCAACACTTCACTGATGCTCAGCGCTTCAACATCACCAACAAGATTAGCCAAAGTGTTCTGG CCTGCTTTGCAAATGAAGAGCTGCCTCTGGATGCAGATGGTGCAGACATTTTGTCAGAGACCTTCAACATACTGACTCTGAAAGAGATGAAGCTACAGGCTGTATCTCACACACCTGGCAGTGCTGCAGCAGAGGAACAAGAAGAGGTGAACACGGCCACTATGGCAAAAGCAGTTCTTCAGGCTGCACAAAATAAGGTGGTTTCTCAG GTCAGGAAGAAGGCCTTTATAGAGAACACAGTTCCTCTAATCATCAGTCTTAAGCACTTACTGGAGCATAAACAGTCTCCTGTTCTCAAAGATCTCACAGCCTACCTACAG GTAACAATGCAGGACTACCGTCATGAAGTAAAGGAGTTGTTCGCTGCAGATGAACAACTAGCAGCAGAAGTGGAGTTTGCCCTGAAGGAAGCCGAGAAGGAGCGTGAGATGGAGATGCGGATGGACAACTGCAACCTGAATGAAAACCCCCAAATGCTTACTCCTCAG GCTCCTGTTATTTGCTCTCCTGTTATGGTGAGGCGTCTGCATCATTTCAACTTTTCCACGCCACAGCCACTACATCTTAATCGACTTCCTGCCAGACGTGCATACAGTGAGAG gcAGACGCGCGTCTTAGCCAGAGCCAAGTCAGAACAACAGTCGAAGTCCACTCTGGAAAGAACAG
- the ncapd3 gene encoding condensin-2 complex subunit D3 isoform X2 has translation MKAWVDAVWDAEFTEMMPMEDDIEVELAACGEEDFRRLYTCLLALSEEQLQSSSRDDSSQVYLSIWVQLRENGISVQSLVAVLAFFVLTKKAKAANVRQRVAILYAASLYLLLLGIPGSIANKVFHEVLLDTCVSASTHCWPQDLGKKRKKVTLKCSQAEGKRSKPPRKETQEMEVDEEEEEEEELNFSSQDLNRIRDALVLLVQSLLRLLQSFTLKDKPQSASCCTQIFCKLLYFEPVIGELNLAARQDINKLQSIPEMAFYGLQLICSSKHGGQKESLRMVFHSLLYVILMMNKGGRGRATLLVPNHAVLATRDQAIQFVCHIVNELKDVARPFLKLLLQHICVQMVEKCEFRNHGAQAVGMLISEMSTTDYALFIKWLYNFSRQSKMVFRLFSVDVVMVLLGHPERMPEECEDPGLACYLPHRFLIQSLLFARRKDSSPTVQSHVLTCLAQCLELRSPSAACAVQNLFSASAAHTVLEGETAEGSSQQPRKSYHSLPFRTVEVGSTESLVCDARENIALLIRRIQDSKSNVRKSALQALVGLLKHGVIPMSWENLSLLSERCRDPAVSVTKKALQCVGEMLNAKPDCGLVQKTWLQGVLTALVDSETSVKEKALEALDHILLSQVKAYSAGCHLNTTQRLTWKLLNLLCDECQNLSQYFSQAITIWTKQNKFNATFNLISHTEAEHSAGAWLLLSKVVAASPNIPYGKLMDAWDNMVSSKDVSVTTCCHIMCVIGEISAHLNEDTKDRIVDDLMRWLKSFTMSLEVISAAIHTLHRIGSNEDVKKTQGFLNHHCGELVSLCETYLAGIILKENGTQNINEELMVKHLHTCGAASLNCPAKVSKTMLLLVEAIFTIHSGKFQGLTDCQDELPASLPFSQFKINPLPTKVRAHGVITLGKLCLHNEELVQKYLPVFARELECGTEVAVRSNVVVIMCDLCVRHTNIVVHYIPNISACLRDSETIIRAQTLIMLTNLLQEEFVKWKGSLFFRFMVALVDPVPGIASLCEYCLLHLLLKKNPEMFSQHFIECIYHFNSYNGHNSYNKFPQTESEKVRFSLKGLQHREKRFRIYRFLLQHFTDAQRFNITNKISQSVLACFANEELPLDADGADILSETFNILTLKEMKLQAVSHTPGSAAAEEQEEVNTATMAKAVLQAAQNKVVSQVRKKAFIENTVPLIISLKHLLEHKQSPVLKDLTAYLQVTMQDYRHEVKELFAADEQLAAEVEFALKEAEKEREMEMRMDNCNLNENPQMLTPQAPVICSPVMVRRLHHFNFSTPQPLHLNRLPARRAYSERQTRVLARAKSEQQSKSTLERTEMTQRVVSNRAISTPNGVDINLTFEEAVSSIYSDNATNLLDRGSGMYSLLFVRKREPVFNSHVHIIPITLFCVLTCIERGLFPCLRNVIQLRVH, from the exons CCTGGGTTGATGCAGTGTGGGATGCAGAATTTACAGAGATGATGCCGATGGAAGATGACATCGAAGTGGAACTAGCAGCCTGTGGAGAGGAAGATTTCAGAAGGCTGTACACCTGTCTACTGGCGCTTTCTGAAGAACAACTACAATCTTCAAGCAGAGATGACAGTTCACAGGTTTATTTG AGTATTTGGGTACAGCTGAGAGAGAATGGTATTTCGGTGCAGTCTTTGGTGGCTGTGCTGGCCTTCTTTGTATtgacaaaaaaagccaaagcaGCTAATGTTCGTCAGAGGGTGGCAATTCTCTATGCTGCTTCCCTCTATTTGTTGCTGCTTGGAATCCCAG GAAGCATTGCTAACAAAGTTTTCCATGAGGTCTTATTGGACACTTGCGTGAGTGCAAGCACTCACTGTTGGCCTCAGGACTTGGGCAAAAAGCGCAAAAAGGTCACTCTCAAGTGTTCTCAGGCAGAGGGCAAGCGTTCCAAACCACCACGGAAGGAAACTCAAGAG ATGGAAgtggatgaggaagaggaggaggaagaagagctcAATTTCTCAAGCCAAGACCTAAACAGGATCAGAGATGCACTCGTTCTTCTGGTTCAAAGTCTTCTCAGGCTTCTGCAGTCATTCACACTCAAAGACAAACCGCAAAGTGCTTCCTGTTGCACACAG ATATTTTGTAAGTTGCTTTACTTTGAACCAGTCATTGGAGAGCTAAACCTTGCTGCTAGACA AGATATTAATAAACTCCAGAGCATCCCTGAGATGGCCTTCTATGGCCTTCAGCTGATTTGCTCATCAAAACATGGAGGCCAAAAAGAA TCCCTAAGGATGGTTTTCCACAGTCTTCTCTATGTAATCCTGATGATGAATAAAGGGGGCAGAGGCAGGGCAACCTTGCTTGTACCCAATCATGCAGTACTCGCCACACGTGATCAAGCCATCCAATTTGTCTG TCACATTGTGAATGAATTGAAGGATGTGGCACGCCCGTTTTTAAAACTACTTCTGCAGCACATTTGTGTTCAG ATGGTGGAAAAATGTGAGTTTAGAAACCATGGAGCCCAGGCAGTTGGCATGCTGATATCCGAGATGTCAACTACAGACTATGCACTCTTCATCAAGTGGCTATATAACTTCTCAAGACAATCAAAG ATGGTGTTCCGCCTGTTCTCTGTGGATGTCGTGATGGTTCTACTGGGGCACCCAGAGAGGATGCCCGAGGAATGTGAAGATCCGGGTCTTGCCTGCTATCTGCCACATCGCTTCCTAATCCAGAGCTTGTTGTTTGCTCGACGTAAAGACTCCTCACCCACTGTCCAAAGCCACGTCCTCACCTGCCTTGCTCAGTGTCTGGAATTGCGTTCACCTAGTGCTGCCTGTGCTGTTCAAAACCTCTTCTCTGCCA GTGCAGCCCACACTGTATTGGAAGGGGAAACTGCAGAAG GCAGTTCCCAACAGCCTCGGAAATCCTATCACTCTTTGCCGTTCAGGACTGTGGAGGTCGGTAGCACAGAGAGCTTGGTCTGTGATG CAAGAGAAAACATTGCTCTTCTCATACGACGTATACAAGACTCCAAGTCTAATGTTCGCAAATCAGCACTACAG GCCCTTGTAGGTCTTCTGAAACATGGTGTGATCCCCATGAGCTGGGAGAACCTTTCTCTGCTCTCTGAGCGCTGTCGCGACCCGGCTGTGTCTGTGACTAAGAAAGCATTGCAGTGTGTGGGGGAAATGCTTAAT GCTAAACCAGATTGCGGCCTGGTGCAGAAGACATGGCTGCAGGGTGTATTAACAGCTTTGGTTGATTCTGAGACCTCTGTCAAGGAGAAAGCCCTGGAGGCTCTAGACCACATCTTGCTTAGCCAGGTCAAAGCATACTCTGCCGGCTGCCATCTCAATACCACTCAGAGGCTGACCTGGAAGCTGCTAAATCTGCTCTGTGATGAGTGTCAGAACCTTAG CCAATATTTCAGTCAGGCCATCACCATCTggactaaacaaaacaagtttaaTGCAACATTCAATCTGATTTCACACACGGAGGCTGAGCACAGTGCTGGAGCCTGGTTGCTGCTTTCCAAGGTAGTTGCTGCATCACCCAATATTCCTTATGGAAAACTAATGGATGCCTGGGATAACATGGTCAG ttCAAAAGATGTGAGTGTGACAACCTGCTGTCACATTATGTGTGTGATTGGAGAGATTTCTGCTCATTTGAATGAAGACACAAAGGATAGGATAGTTG ATGATCTTATGCGTTGGTTGAAGTCCTTTACTATGTCTCTTGAGGTTATCAGTGCTGCTATACATACTCTGCATCGAATTGGCAGCAATGAAGATGTCAAAAAGACTCAG GGTTTCCTGAATCATCACTGTGGTGAGCTGGTGTCACTGTGTGAAACTTATCTGGCTGGTATCATCCTGAAAGAAAATGGAACCCAGAACATCAATGAGGAGCTAATG GTGAAACACCTTCACACATGTGGTGCTGCATCACTCAACTGTCCTGCTAAAGTGTCCAAAACAATGCTCTTGCTTGTGGAAGCTATATTCACCATACATTCAGGCAAATTCCAAG gattgacagattgtcaAGATGAGCTCCCAGCTTCACTTCCTTTCTCGCAGTTCAAAATAAACCCGCTACCAACCAAAGTCAGAGCACATGGGGTCATAACTTTGG GTAAACTGTGTCTACATAATGAGGAACTGGTCCAGAAGTACCTTCCCGTATTTGCCAGGGAGCTAGAGTGTGGTACAGAAGTCGCTGTACGCAGTAATGTTGTGGTGATTATGTGTGATCTATGTGTTCGACACACGAATATAGTGGTTCACTATATCCCCAATATTTCTGCCTGTCTACGAGACAGTGAAACAATCATCAGGGCGCAAACGCTCATCATGCTGACCAACCTCCTACAG gaggagTTTGTGAAATGGAAGGGTTCTCTCTTTTTCCGCTTCATGGTGGCCCTAGTTGATCCTGTCCCAGGCATTGCCAG TCTGTGTGAATACTGCCTGCTCCActtactgctgaaaaaaaatccagaaatgTTTAGTCAGCATTTCATTGAGTGTATATACCACTTCAATTCATACAATGGACACAATTCCTACAACAAGTTCCCTCAAACGGAAAG TGAAAAAGTCCGGTTTTCCCTAAAAGGGCTTCAGCACCGTGAGAAACGTTTTCGGATCTACCGGTTTCTGCTGCAACACTTCACTGATGCTCAGCGCTTCAACATCACCAACAAGATTAGCCAAAGTGTTCTGG CCTGCTTTGCAAATGAAGAGCTGCCTCTGGATGCAGATGGTGCAGACATTTTGTCAGAGACCTTCAACATACTGACTCTGAAAGAGATGAAGCTACAGGCTGTATCTCACACACCTGGCAGTGCTGCAGCAGAGGAACAAGAAGAGGTGAACACGGCCACTATGGCAAAAGCAGTTCTTCAGGCTGCACAAAATAAGGTGGTTTCTCAG GTCAGGAAGAAGGCCTTTATAGAGAACACAGTTCCTCTAATCATCAGTCTTAAGCACTTACTGGAGCATAAACAGTCTCCTGTTCTCAAAGATCTCACAGCCTACCTACAG GTAACAATGCAGGACTACCGTCATGAAGTAAAGGAGTTGTTCGCTGCAGATGAACAACTAGCAGCAGAAGTGGAGTTTGCCCTGAAGGAAGCCGAGAAGGAGCGTGAGATGGAGATGCGGATGGACAACTGCAACCTGAATGAAAACCCCCAAATGCTTACTCCTCAG GCTCCTGTTATTTGCTCTCCTGTTATGGTGAGGCGTCTGCATCATTTCAACTTTTCCACGCCACAGCCACTACATCTTAATCGACTTCCTGCCAGACGTGCATACAGTGAGAG gcAGACGCGCGTCTTAGCCAGAGCCAAGTCAGAACAACAGTCGAAGTCCACTCTGGAAAGAACAG